In Anabas testudineus chromosome 12, fAnaTes1.2, whole genome shotgun sequence, one genomic interval encodes:
- the c12h14orf28 gene encoding uncharacterized protein C14orf28 homolog: MESRFCTLNDSDELQTRVLNTEDNIHVERSKTLFEEIRASINNNEEDRSFWRPVLPWGGVFAIKAGRKAISCTPLYVEIQLKNTCTIDGFLMILYVILRDNQGFPREVAVFLGKQFVEYFLYLMDSCDYTTVKMLWIWDRMSKRQYRSEIHQAALEIDLFGNEHENFTENLENLMSTMQESLCTSWSCPARFQDFIKTTISISPPHELPHRDPIQSAVDEFFCPKLLLCSEIGCDGLREFSQRVFCHGPPPFVILNMQQWKSEDLSYVPYYLALCQHRYLLEGATLFNKEEHHYSAAFQIDGCWMHYDGLRSDNLILLHKPPEFLLLSSLVYIRSSNK, from the exons TGAGGAAATTCGTGCCTCCATCAACAACAATGAGGAGGATCGCTCCTTTTGGAGGCCTGTGCTCCCTTGGGGTGGCGTCTTTGCCATCAAGGCAGGACGCAAAGCTATATCGTGCACCCCTCTGTACGTCGAGATCCAGCTGAAAAACACCTGCACCATCGATGGCTTCCTCATGATCCTGTATGTGATCCTGCGGGACAACCAGGGCTTTCCCAGGGAGGTGGCCGTCTTCTTGGGCAAGCAGTTTGTGGAGTATTTCCTCTACCTGATGGACTCCTGTGACTACACCACAGTGAAGATGCTGTGGATTTGGGACAGGATGTCTAAAAGACAGTACCGCTCAGAGATCCACCAGGCAGCACTGGAGATTGACCTTTTTGGTAATGAGCACGAGAACTTCACAGAGAACCTGGAAAACCTCATGTCCACCATGCAGGAGAGCCTGTGCACCAGCTGGAGCTGTCCAGCCCGCTTCCAGGACTTCATCAAGACTACCATCAGCATCAG CCCTCCTCACGAGCTGCCTCACAGAGACCCTATTCAGTCAGCTGTGGATGAGTTTTTCTGCCCCAAGCTCCTCCTGTGTTCAGAAATAGG GTGTGATGGTCTGAGGGAGTTCTCTCAGAGGGTTTTCTGCCATGGACCACCACCCTTTGTCATTCTCAACATGCAGCAGTGGAAGTCAGAGGATCTGTCCTACGTTCCTTACTATTTGGCTCTCTGCCAGCACAG GTATCTACTAGAGGGCGCCACGCTCTTCAACAAAGAGGAGCATCACTACTCTGCAGCGTTCCAGATAGACGGCTGCTGGATGCACTACGACGGTCTGAGGAGCGACAATCTCATCCTGTTACACAAGCCACCAGAGTTCCTTCTGCTATCCTCTCTGGTCTACATCCGCTCCTCCAACAAGTGA
- the LOC113158997 gene encoding kelch-like protein 28 produces MDQQDQSYMFASLTRPHSEQLLQGLQLLRQDHELCDIVLRVGDAKIHAHKVVLASISPYFKAMFTGNMSEKETSEVEFQCIDETALQAIVEYAYTGTVFISQETVESLLPAANLLQVKLVLKECCSFLESQLDAGNCIGISRFAETYGCHDLCLAATKFICENFEEVCQTEEFFELTRAELYEIVASDGLKVVTEETVFYALESWIKYDVTKRQQHLAQLLHCVRLPLLSVKFLTRLYEANHLIRDDHACKHLLNEALKYHFMPEHRLSYQTVLSARPRCAPKVLLAVGGKAGLFATLESMEMYFPQTDSWIGLAPLSVPRYEFGVAVLDHKVYVVGGIATHMRQGISYRRHESTVESWDPESNTWSSVERMAECRSTLGVVVLAGELYALGGYDGQYYLQSVEKYVPKLKEWQPVAPMTKSRSCFATAVLDGMVYAIGGYGPAHMNSVERYDPSKDAWEMVAPMADKRINFGVGVMLGFIFVVGGHNGVSHLSSIERYDPHQNQWTACRPMNEPRTGVGSAIVDNHLYVVGGHSGSSYLNTVQRYDPISDSWLDSRGMMYCRCNFGLTAL; encoded by the exons ATGGACCAGCAGGACCAGTCCTATATGTTTGCCAGTCTGACACGACCTCActctgagcagctgctgcaaGGCCTCCAGCTTTTGCGGCAGGATCACGAACTATGTGACATTGTTTTACGTGTGGGTGATGCCAAGATCCATGCCCACAAAGTAGTGCTGGCCAGCATCAGTCCATACTTCAAGGCCATGTTCACGGGTAACATGTCAGAAAAGGAGACTTCTGAGGTGGAATTCCAGTGCATTGATGAGACGGCCTTGCAG GCCATCGTTGAGTATGCCTACACAGGCACAGTGTTTATCTCCCAGGAAACAGTGGAATCTCTGCTTCCGGCTGCCAACTTACTTCAGGTTAAGCTAGTACTTAAGGAGTGCTGCTCCTTCTTAGAAAGCCAGCTGGATGCTGGCAACTGTATAGGCATCTCACGCTTCGCAGAGACATATGGCTGTCATGACCTGTGCCTGGCTGCAACTAAGTTTATTTGTGAGAACTTCGAGGAAGTTTGTCAAACAGAGGAGTTTTTTGAACTGACAAGAGCTGAGTTGTATGAAATTGTGGCTAGTGACGGTCTTAAGGTGGTCACAGAGGAGACTGTATTTTATGCCCTGGAGTCTTGGATCAAGTATGATGTAACTAAGAGACAGCAGCATTTGGCTCAGTTGCTGCACTGTGTTCGCCTTCCACTTCTCAGCGTCAAATTCCTCACTCGCCTATATGAAGCCAATCACCTTATACGGGATGACCATGCATGTAAGCACTTGCTCAATGAGGCCCTTAAATATCATTTTATGCCTGAACATCGGCTTTCTTATCAGACTGTGTTGTCAGCAAGGCCCAGATGTGCACCAAAGGTTCTGCTTGCAGTTGGAGGCAAGGCTGGACTGTTTGCCACACTAGAAAG CATGGAAATGTATTTCCCTCAGACAGATTCGTGGATAGGACTAGCCCCGCTCAGTGTGCCCCGTTATGAGTTTGGAGTGGCAGTGCTGGACCACAAGGTGTATGTGGTGGGAGGTATCGCCACACACATGAGACAGGGAATCAGCTATCGGAGACACGAGAGCACAGTGGAAAGCTGGGACCCCGAAAGCAACACCTGGTCCTCAGTGGAGCGCATGGCTGAGTGTCGCAGCACTCTCGGAGTGGTGGTTCTGGCTGGAGAGCTGTATGCCCTGGGAGGCTATGATGGGCAGTACTACCTCCAGTCTGTGGAGAAATATGTCCCCAAGTTGAAAGAGTGGCAGCCTGTGGCACCCATGACAAAGTCCCGTAGCTGCTTTGCCACTGCTGTGCTGGATGGCATGGTTTATGCCATTGGAGGCTATGGCCCTGCCCATATGAACAG CGTGGAGCGGTATGACCCCAGTAAGGATGCCTGGGAAATGGTAGCCCCCATGGCAGATAAGAGGATCAACTTTGGAGTAGGCGTCATGCTTGGTTTCATATTTGTGGTGGGGGGACACAATGGCGTGTCGCACCTGTCCAGCATTGAGAGGTATGATCCACATCAGAACCAGTGGACGGCCTGTCGGCCCATGAATGAACCACGCACTG GTGTGGGCTCTGCCATAGTGGATAACCACCTCTATGTGGTGGGAGGTCACTCTGGGTCATCCTACCTGAACACTGTCCAGCGCTATGACCCCATCTCAGACAGCTGGTTGGACTCAAGAGGCATGATGTATTGCCGTTGTAACTTTGGTCTAACTGCCCTTTGA